From a single Ischnura elegans chromosome 7, ioIscEleg1.1, whole genome shotgun sequence genomic region:
- the LOC124162719 gene encoding uncharacterized protein LOC124162719 isoform X2, with translation MDSWVVVEFMPANEGDIPDCKAVPTTWLSESKGTLMCCYPSGMSDRQIIFIIASHALPDPSWSKFRVRKFPNSVCDSYEKARELELVAIDTSDVDADKVLGRGQRRKRVKYESDDESDYCPRRKMPSPPKMVKEPTASHKSVLVSHNVRSTEAAAIFMESAGPSTSCISAINADTSTSSDTFSSGGACNCGCKENKRVPDVELNFPLRTVEDYEVMENDLKDVAFRELVKGVLKIHGGASLVTAVNGILYFAMTDALGKCFTYKGVPARNKFSFKDSRLDKLIFEVVQGRPSLANHSRKEVGKAVAEWLRQAGARDRRKQAKDAQPRLELL, from the exons ATGGATAGTTGGGTAGTGGTAGAATTCATGCCGGCCAATGAGGGTGACATACCAGATTGCAAGGCAGTGCCTACTACGTGGCTGTCGGAGAGTAAGGGGACCCTGATGTGTTGCTACCCTAGCGGAATGAGTGATAGGCAGATTATCTTCATCATTGCCAGCCATGCACTGCCAGACCCATCTTGGAGTAAGTTCAGGGTTAGGAAATTTCCTAACAGTGTTTGTG aTTCATACGAGAAGGCCAGAGAGCTGGAGTTAGTGGCCATTGATACCTCTGATGTGGATGCCGATAAGGTCCTTGGGCGAGGTCAAAGAAGGAAGAGGGTGAAGTATGAGAGTGATGATGAGAGTGATTATTGCCCAAGGAGGAAAATGCCATCTCCTCCAAAGATGGTTAAAG AACCCACAGCAAGCCATAAATCTGTGCTCGTTTCACATAATGTAAGGAGTACAGAAGCTGCTGCAATTTTTATGGAGAGTGCAGGGCCCTCTACAAGCTGTATTTCAGCCATTAATGCTGATACCAGTACCTCTTCAG ataCATTTTCCAGTGGTGGGGCATGCAACTGTGGCTGCAAGGAAAATAAAC GGGTTCCAGATGTTGAACTGAATTTCCCGTTGAGGACTGTCGAGGACTATGAAGTAATGGAGAACGATCTGAAAGATGTGGCATTCAGGGAGTTAGTG AAAGGGGTATTGAAGATCCATGGTGGGGCTTCACTGGTGACTGCCGTCAATGGGATATTGTACTTCGCAATGACAGATGCTTTGGGGAAATGTTTTACTTATAAGGGAGTCCCAGCCCGGAATAAATTTAGCTTCAAAGATTCTAGGCTTgataaattgatatttg aagtgGTACAGGGGAGACCAAGTTTGGCCAACCACTCTAGAAAAGAGGTTGGAAAGGCAGTGGCAGAGTGGCTGCGGCAGGCTGGTGCAAGGGACAGGAGGAAGCAAGCGAAGGATGCTCAACCACGATTagaattattgtaa
- the LOC124162719 gene encoding uncharacterized protein LOC124162719 isoform X1: protein MDSWVVVEFMPANEGDIPDCKAVPTTWLSESKGTLMCCYPSGMSDRQIIFIIASHALPDPSWSKFRVRKFPNSVCDSYEKARELELVAIDTSDVDADKVLGRGQRRKRVKYESDDESDYCPRRKMPSPPKMVKEPTASHKSVLVSHNVRSTEAAAIFMESAGPSTSCISAINADTSTSSDTFSSGGACNCGCKENKRMIDVLLKRVETTNVLLLEVVETTQSLVAAVNNLKERPSHVQGVPDVELNFPLRTVEDYEVMENDLKDVAFRELVKGVLKIHGGASLVTAVNGILYFAMTDALGKCFTYKGVPARNKFSFKDSRLDKLIFEVVQGRPSLANHSRKEVGKAVAEWLRQAGARDRRKQAKDAQPRLELL from the exons ATGGATAGTTGGGTAGTGGTAGAATTCATGCCGGCCAATGAGGGTGACATACCAGATTGCAAGGCAGTGCCTACTACGTGGCTGTCGGAGAGTAAGGGGACCCTGATGTGTTGCTACCCTAGCGGAATGAGTGATAGGCAGATTATCTTCATCATTGCCAGCCATGCACTGCCAGACCCATCTTGGAGTAAGTTCAGGGTTAGGAAATTTCCTAACAGTGTTTGTG aTTCATACGAGAAGGCCAGAGAGCTGGAGTTAGTGGCCATTGATACCTCTGATGTGGATGCCGATAAGGTCCTTGGGCGAGGTCAAAGAAGGAAGAGGGTGAAGTATGAGAGTGATGATGAGAGTGATTATTGCCCAAGGAGGAAAATGCCATCTCCTCCAAAGATGGTTAAAG AACCCACAGCAAGCCATAAATCTGTGCTCGTTTCACATAATGTAAGGAGTACAGAAGCTGCTGCAATTTTTATGGAGAGTGCAGGGCCCTCTACAAGCTGTATTTCAGCCATTAATGCTGATACCAGTACCTCTTCAG ataCATTTTCCAGTGGTGGGGCATGCAACTGTGGCTGCAAGGAAAATAAAC GTATGATTGACGTCTTGCTAAAAAGAGTGGAGACAACTAATGTTCTTCTACTCGAAGTGGTCGAGACGACACAATCACTGGTTGCAGCAGTGAACAACCTGAAAGAAAGACCTTCTCATGTTCAAGGGGTTCCAGATGTTGAACTGAATTTCCCGTTGAGGACTGTCGAGGACTATGAAGTAATGGAGAACGATCTGAAAGATGTGGCATTCAGGGAGTTAGTG AAAGGGGTATTGAAGATCCATGGTGGGGCTTCACTGGTGACTGCCGTCAATGGGATATTGTACTTCGCAATGACAGATGCTTTGGGGAAATGTTTTACTTATAAGGGAGTCCCAGCCCGGAATAAATTTAGCTTCAAAGATTCTAGGCTTgataaattgatatttg aagtgGTACAGGGGAGACCAAGTTTGGCCAACCACTCTAGAAAAGAGGTTGGAAAGGCAGTGGCAGAGTGGCTGCGGCAGGCTGGTGCAAGGGACAGGAGGAAGCAAGCGAAGGATGCTCAACCACGATTagaattattgtaa
- the LOC124162718 gene encoding uncharacterized protein LOC124162718, which yields MFRKSFMDMGARHKRRLRGCVPRDANLSECSELEVELKEETEVFGEGFIVIDGPNSAEGINCGIEGTTFACSSSSESDSGDSIDADEGENFLCDLKEWALSGITHTKVDELLKILKKHPCHSNLPSNARTLLATPRSNNIKNVGSGKYVHVGIANSIKEILRDHPETRETRELKLQCSVDGVPLAKSSASQAWPILMAMAEFHAISPWLVGIYHGYEKPSSCDEFFSDFVDEMRQIKCEGINFNGTTYSVHIDAYVCDAPARAFAAQIKGHNAYFGCGKCTVEGTFIQNRVVFDEVNSPKRTDDGFSGRVQQEHHNGQSPLERIPGTLMVTSFPFEYMHLVCLGVVRKMLLAFTRGNLGVRMNSRALSSVSSRLNQISCFVPHEFARKPRSMSYILRWKATEFRQFLLYTGPLALLGITSDDVMKHFLILHVAIRILVSKEYHADLTMRKYSKDLLQFFVTHFCVLYGQENVSYNVHGLIHLTDDSDHLGPLDRFSAFRFENYLQVIKKSIRKHNAPLQQIINRVSERKLHYAKGKLEESSCNNKMKVRKIQCDNDHALNVKSPCYSHCILDCGKVTTKSPDNCVVMDDGSVVIVDHIATGNIGIVVVGRKFKSMASFYDSPINSNEVGIFKASDLSLEMLWPLNSIRHKGMCVPNVTLESSESYYVAVMLHQ from the coding sequence ATGTTTAGAAAGTCTTTCATGGATATGGGAGCTAGGCACAAGCGTAGATTACGGGGTTGTGTTCCGCGGGATGCTAATTTATCAGAGTGTAGCGAGTTAGAAGTAGAATTAAAAGAGGAAACCGAAGTGTTTGGCGAGGGTTTCATTGTAATCGATGGCCCTAATTCCGCTGAAGGTATTAACTGTGGTATCGAGGGCACAACTTTTGCCTGTAGTAGTAGTTCTGAGTCGGATTCGGGGGATTCTATAGATGCGGACGAAGGGGAAAATTTTCTTTGCGATCTCAAAGAATGGGCTCTGAGTGGCATAACCCATACAAAGGTTGACGAGTTgttgaaaatacttaaaaaacatcCGTGCCATTCCAACTTGCCTTCTAATGCTCGAACGCTTTTGGCCACCCCACGgtctaataatattaaaaatgttggcAGTGGGAAATATGTCCACGTGGGCATCGcaaattcaattaaagaaattCTCCGTGACCATCCCGAGACTAGAGAAACGCGGGAGTTGAAACTACAGTGTAGCGTTGATGGTGTTCCATTAGCAAAAAGTTCGGCAAGTCAGGCGTGGCCAATTTTAATGGCCATGGCAGAGTTTCACGCGATTAGCCCTTGGTTAGTGGGAATCTACCATGGGTACGAGAAACCTTCATCCTGCGAcgaatttttttccgattttgtggaTGAAATGAGGCAAATAAAATGTGAAGGTATTAATTTCAATGGTACCACATATTCAGTTCATATTGATGCTTATGTGTGCGATGCTCCAGCACGAGCCTTCGCCGCACAGATAAAAGGTCACAATGCCTACTTTGGTTGCGGAAAGTGTACTGTAGAGGGTACTTTTATTCAAAATAGAGTTGTATTTGATGAGGTTAATTCGCCCAAAAGAACTGATGATGGTTTCAGTGGTAGGGTGCAACAGGAGCATCATAATGGACAATCTCCTCTTGAAAGAATACCAGGAACCCTCATGGTAACAAGCTTTCCATTTGAGTATATGCACCTGGTATGCTTAGGTGTAGTAAGGAAAATGCTATTGGCATTTACGAGGGGTAATTTAGGGGTTCGTATGAATTCCCGGGCGTTGAGTTCCGTCAGCTCGCGTTTAAACCAAATATCTTGCTTTGTCCCGCATGAGTTTGCACGAAAACCACGCTCCATGAGTTACATATTGAGGTGGAAAGCTACAGAATTCCGGCAATTCCTCCTATATACTGGTCCTCTTGCTCTTCTTGGTATCACGAGCGATGATGTGATGAAGCACTTCTTGATACTTCATGTGGCTATAAGAATTTTAGTCAGTAAGGAATATCACGCAGATTTAACAATGCGAAAGTATTCTAAAGATTTGCTGCAATTTTTTGTTACCCATTTCTGTGTCCTTTATGGACAAGAAAATGTCAGCTACAACGTGCATGGCCTGATTCACTTGACTGATGATTCAGATCATTTAGGACCACTTGATCGGTTTAGTGCCTTCAGGTTTGAGAATTATTTGCAAGTGATCAAGAAAAGCATTAGAAAGCATAACGCACCATTACAGCAGATCATAAATCGAGTGTCCGAGAGAAAATTGCACTATGCGAAAGGGAAGTTGGAAGAAAGTAGCTGTAACAATAAGATGAAAGTTAGGAAAATTCAGTGTGATAATGATCATGCATTAAATGTGAAGTCTCCATGCTATTCACATTGCATTCTTGACTGTGGTAAAGTTACCACAAAGAGTCCTGACAATTGCGTAGTAATGGATGATGGAAGTGTAGTGATAGTCGACCACATTGCTACTGGTAATATAGGCATTGTTGTAGTTGGTCGGAAATTCAAGAGCATGGCCAGTTTTTATGATAGTCCAATCAACTCTAATGAGGTTGGGATTTTCAAAGCCTCAGATTTGTCATTAGAGATGTTATGGCCCCTTAATTCCATTAGGCACAAAGGGATGTGTGTTCCCAATGTGACTTTGGAATCTTCAGAATCTTATTATGTTGCCGTGATGCTTCATCAATAA